In Winkia neuii, a genomic segment contains:
- a CDS encoding DUF6767 domain-containing protein, which yields MATNGKRRVVAPRCPLRPGEPCTLCQAFVTGPEDCQTVKLVMQDPELRELLAERRREYNAQRKAQKITPVS from the coding sequence ATGGCAACGAATGGAAAAAGACGTGTGGTAGCGCCCCGCTGCCCCCTGCGTCCGGGGGAGCCCTGTACGCTTTGTCAGGCATTCGTTACGGGGCCCGAGGACTGCCAGACAGTGAAGCTGGTAATGCAGGATCCCGAGCTACGAGAGCTGCTAGCTGAGCGTCGCCGCGAATACAACGCTCAGCGTAAAGCTCAGAAGATTACGCCCGTCTCCTAA
- a CDS encoding esterase-like activity of phytase family protein: MHTLRRTLAGTAVLSMLAGLPLSALGSPTEADQAPFGRVSTYPVYLNVPAGTDRNAQTNAEISTVSQDGNTLIYTDAAGKRIGFLDISDPSAPRGLGSFDLAKEGDADDQPTSVAACGDYLLVVVDQTGKNYDSPSGRVDVVRIADREKVASIDLKGQPDSIAISPDGKYAAIAIENQRDEDRGDGGLPQLPAGFVQTIELNSNPSSWKATPVYFVDKKGNPDPKIAAAGWDSPTDPEPEYVSINEANQLAVTVQENNGVAIIDLPSKSITSAFSTGKVDLKGIDVKNDGLINPTGSLQGVPREPDAIAWVGNNYVATANEGDWKGGSRGWSIFDTSGKVVYDSGNEIENLAIKYGLHNEKRAEKKGPEPEGLAVATFAGVPYAFVATERSNFVAVYDVSDPATPVFKQLLFTTNGPEGILPIPAKGILAVSSETDEADAGVRASVNLYKQGAHSPMHLTSAEKDGAPIGWTAMSGLSPDPTDPTHLYAVSDDALAESYIYRIGNIAENSPVIDERITVTDSGLPASLDLEGVAARTEGGFWLAHEGKSGAQNALYRTDANRAIQERVSLPTSVTEHIGKWGLEGVAATGTGKDEVLYVAVQRPLWKDPKAKPLAALEGNSARIGRYQVAAKSWTWYSYPLTATSTEGDWMGLSDITVLGPDTLAVIERDKLNGPAARIKKAQAIRLPNKGGKEQPIPVQKLGSGQDLREVAMGYAGWMQEKFEGLAMTSTCDVYAITDNDGLKDATGETYFLTGMTNATLLGKQAAEVPCPTPVGSTSKGRPTTSAKPKGEPATPVTSRPSPAKKHKQGQSLQNTGTYVGGLLLVAAGLVAAGYLVIRRRA, from the coding sequence ATGCACACTCTGCGTCGCACTTTAGCGGGAACCGCCGTGCTCAGCATGCTTGCCGGCCTCCCACTTTCCGCCCTCGGCTCCCCCACCGAGGCAGACCAAGCACCATTCGGCCGGGTAAGCACCTATCCGGTGTATCTAAACGTTCCTGCCGGCACCGACCGAAATGCCCAGACCAACGCCGAAATCTCGACTGTTTCGCAAGACGGCAACACCCTGATCTATACGGATGCTGCGGGAAAGCGGATTGGTTTCCTGGATATTTCTGATCCTTCCGCTCCAAGAGGACTCGGCTCATTTGATCTTGCTAAGGAGGGCGATGCGGACGATCAACCCACCTCGGTAGCTGCCTGTGGCGACTACCTGCTAGTAGTCGTAGATCAGACTGGTAAGAATTACGATTCCCCTTCTGGGCGCGTAGACGTAGTAAGAATCGCCGACCGGGAAAAAGTCGCATCTATCGACCTGAAGGGACAGCCCGATTCCATCGCCATCTCGCCAGACGGGAAGTATGCCGCGATCGCAATCGAGAATCAGCGCGACGAGGACAGGGGCGACGGAGGCCTGCCTCAGCTACCAGCCGGCTTCGTGCAGACGATCGAGCTGAATTCCAATCCGAGTTCATGGAAGGCTACGCCCGTCTATTTCGTGGACAAGAAGGGAAATCCCGACCCCAAAATCGCCGCTGCGGGCTGGGATAGCCCTACCGACCCTGAACCCGAATATGTCAGCATCAATGAGGCCAACCAGCTGGCAGTCACTGTCCAGGAAAATAATGGAGTGGCGATCATCGATCTACCTTCTAAGTCGATCACCTCCGCGTTCTCGACCGGCAAGGTCGACCTCAAAGGTATCGACGTAAAGAATGACGGTTTGATCAATCCGACGGGATCTTTGCAGGGGGTGCCCCGCGAGCCCGATGCTATCGCGTGGGTCGGCAACAACTACGTGGCCACTGCCAATGAGGGTGATTGGAAGGGCGGCTCCCGGGGGTGGAGCATTTTCGACACCTCCGGAAAGGTGGTCTACGATTCTGGCAACGAAATTGAAAATCTGGCCATCAAGTACGGGTTGCACAACGAGAAGCGCGCGGAAAAGAAGGGACCGGAGCCGGAAGGGTTAGCGGTCGCTACCTTTGCCGGTGTTCCCTATGCCTTCGTTGCTACAGAACGGTCTAACTTCGTTGCCGTTTACGACGTTTCAGATCCCGCCACGCCAGTTTTCAAACAGCTACTGTTTACAACAAACGGCCCAGAAGGGATTCTGCCCATCCCAGCCAAGGGCATATTGGCTGTCTCTTCTGAAACCGATGAGGCCGACGCTGGCGTACGCGCGAGCGTGAACCTTTACAAGCAGGGTGCTCACTCCCCCATGCACCTGACGTCGGCTGAAAAAGACGGTGCGCCCATCGGTTGGACGGCCATGAGCGGCCTCAGCCCCGACCCGACTGACCCAACCCACCTCTATGCTGTTTCGGACGATGCCCTTGCAGAGTCCTATATCTACCGCATCGGCAACATTGCGGAAAATTCTCCGGTCATTGATGAGCGCATCACGGTAACCGATTCTGGGTTGCCTGCTTCACTTGACTTGGAGGGCGTAGCTGCTCGCACCGAGGGCGGTTTCTGGCTCGCCCATGAGGGCAAGAGCGGGGCACAAAACGCCCTCTACAGGACCGACGCTAACAGGGCTATCCAAGAACGGGTGTCACTGCCTACGTCAGTTACTGAGCACATCGGCAAGTGGGGCTTGGAAGGCGTAGCCGCAACGGGAACCGGCAAAGACGAGGTGCTGTATGTGGCCGTACAGCGCCCTCTTTGGAAAGATCCCAAGGCTAAACCGCTTGCCGCCTTGGAAGGTAATAGTGCTCGCATCGGACGCTACCAGGTGGCCGCAAAGAGCTGGACCTGGTACTCCTACCCGCTAACTGCCACTTCTACCGAGGGCGATTGGATGGGCCTTTCCGACATCACCGTGCTGGGACCAGATACCTTGGCCGTAATCGAACGCGATAAGTTGAATGGCCCGGCCGCCCGCATCAAGAAAGCTCAGGCCATTCGCCTCCCGAACAAGGGCGGAAAGGAACAACCGATCCCCGTTCAAAAGCTCGGCAGCGGGCAGGATCTACGGGAGGTGGCTATGGGCTACGCCGGGTGGATGCAGGAAAAGTTTGAAGGTTTGGCAATGACCTCTACCTGCGATGTCTACGCAATCACCGACAACGACGGATTAAAGGATGCCACCGGGGAAACATATTTCCTTACCGGCATGACAAATGCGACCCTGCTTGGCAAGCAAGCCGCTGAGGTCCCCTGTCCTACCCCGGTGGGCAGCACATCTAAGGGAAGGCCCACAACTTCTGCCAAGCCAAAGGGCGAGCCTGCCACTCCTGTTACTAGCCGCCCTAGCCCAGCAAAAAAACATAAGCAGGGGCAAAGCCTGCAAAACACCGGTACCTACGTGGGCGGATTACTCTTGGTAGCCGCCGGTCTAGTAGCGGCGGGCTACCTGGTGATTAGGAGACGGGCGTAA